Genomic segment of Pseudomonas iranensis:
GGGCGTCGATCACTGGATTCACTACGGCATCAAACCCACCACCCACCAGATCGCGGCCGGCGTCGGCGCCAAATCCGCGCTCGAAGGCGTCGGCGGCACCAACAGCAAAGGCAACACCCACTACATGGGTCCGTGCCCGCCAGTGGGCGACAGCGCGCACCACTACATCATCCAGATCTACGCCCTCGATCTTGCCCCGGACGCCCTGCCTGCCGGCCTGACCCGCGCCGAGCTGATGGAGAAAATCAAAGGCCATGTGCTGCGTAACAGCAGCGCGGTGCGGCGTTATCACCGCTGAGGTTCGGCCGCTCACGGGCGGCTGACTGCCCTGATTCCCCAGCCATTTGGCATTGCCCCGCGAAAACGCGCACTATCGAGCCATTGCCAATGCGCTGGAGGACACCGTGGCAGCAAAAATCGACCGCATCGCCCAGCTACTCAACTGCCCGGAAAAGGGCGAACAAATGCGGCGCGCAGTAACCGAGACACGTAAGGAATTTCTGCTGAA
This window contains:
- a CDS encoding YbhB/YbcL family Raf kinase inhibitor-like protein, which gives rise to MTRLTSLNPCLAAIAVTLCVQFPAQAQERFTLSIPGVSDNRLFTSAAASDAPGCGGKNQSPALSWNAGPAGTQSYAIVMHDPDGQKGLGVDHWIHYGIKPTTHQIAAGVGAKSALEGVGGTNSKGNTHYMGPCPPVGDSAHHYIIQIYALDLAPDALPAGLTRAELMEKIKGHVLRNSSAVRRYHR